In Flavobacterium sp. GSB-24, the genomic window ACAGAATCCCGAAGATCAATAAATAAGCAAAAGCTTCGTACAATTGCGTTGGATGTCTCGGAATTAAATCATCTCTTTGAAAGACAACTCCCCAATTTCCATTGGTAGGTTTTCCGTAGATTTCAGAATTCATAAAATTCCCTAATCTGATAAATGTACCCGTTACAGGAACTGCAACTGCCATTTTATCTAAAAGTCCTAAGAATTGTACTTTGTATCTGCGGCAATATAAAATCATCGCAGTAATAACTCCAATAGATCCTCCGTGACTTGCCAAACCTTGGTAACCCACAAATTGATAAACCCCTTTTATTTTCTGAATTGGCAAAAGGATTTCTATCGGATGTTTGAAAAAATATTCTGGTTCGTAAAAGAAACAATGTCCTAATCTGGCACCCAAAACGGTTCCGACAATTACATAAATCAATAAAGTATCTAGGTTATCTAGCAAAAGATTCTCTTTCTTATAAATATTTCTAACAATGTAGAAACCTAAAAGAAGTCCGGTGGCAAAGAGAGCTCCGTAATATTTTAATGGGAAACTATCTGTAATCCAGAAAATAACGGGATCAACGTTCCAGTTTAATATTCCGTTCTTCATAAGTAGTAGTTTTTAGTTTTCAGTTACAGTCGCAGTTTTCAGTGACAATATCTAACTGTGACTGAAAACTGCGACTGAAAACTAAAAAACTAGTTTATAATATCAAATCCGCAGTATGGGCGTAAAACTTCTGGAATTACGATTCCTTCTGGAGTTTGGTAATTTTCAATAATTCCGGCCAAAACTCTAGGAAGTGCTAATGAACTTCCGTTAAGCGTATGCGCCAATTGATTTTTGCCGTCTTTGTCTTTAAAACGCAATTTCAAGCGGTTTGCCTGGAAAGTTTCAAAGTTAGAGACAGAACTAATTTCTAACCAGCGGTCTTGTGCTGTAGAAAACACTTCAAAATCATACGTTAAAGCAGATGTAAAGCCCATATCGCCTCCGCAAAGACGTAAAACTCTGTAAGGCAATTTTAATTCTTTTAAAATATCTTTTACATGTTCTACCATTCCGTCAAGCGCTTCATAAGACTTTTCAGGGTGTTCAACACGAACGATTTCTACTTTATCAAATTGGTGTAAACGGTTTAATCCGCGAACGTGAGCTCCGTATGAACCCGCTTCACGACGAAAACATGGTGTGTAAGCTGTATATAAAACCGGTAATTCTGTTTCTGTCAAAAGAACATCTCGAAATAAATTAGTAACCGGAACCTCAGCCGTTGGGATCAAATATAAATCGTCAATTGTAGAATGATACATCTGCCCTTCTTTATCTGGTAATTGTCCAGTTCCGTAACCAGAAGCTTCGTTTACCAAATGCGGCACCTGCACTTCATTGTATCCTGCAGCTGTATTTTTATCTAAAAAGTAGTTGATTAAAGCACGCTGTAAACGAGCTCCTTTACCTTTATAAACAGGAAATCCTGCTCCAGTAATTTTTACACCCAATTCAAAATCGATAATATCGTATTTCTTTACCAATTCCCAGTGAGGCTGTGCGCCTTCGTGCAAAACAGGAATATCTCCTTCTTGAAAAACATTCAAATTGTCGTCCGGCGTTTTTCCTTCAGGAACGATATCTGCCGGAAGATTTGGTAATGTGTATAATTTATTGGTTAACTCAACAGCCAAAGCTTCTGCTTTTTCGCTCAGTTCTTTACTTTTTTCTTTTAGTGAAACTGTTTTTTCTTTTAAGATTGCTGCTTTAGCTTTCTCACCAGCTTTCATCAATTCACCAATATCTTTGGACAATTTATTAGATTCTGATAAAGTATTGTCTAATTCCACCTGTGCAGCACGACGATTTTCGTCTAATTGAACCACCTCTTCAACAACGCTTTTAGCATCGATATTTCGCTTTGCTAAAGCTTTGATTACTTTCTCTTGATTTTCTCTAATAAATGCAATTTGTAACATAGCTTGATTTTTATAACTATTGTATTTTTTATAACGGAAGCAAATTTAAGGAAATGTTTGTTAACAATAGGACAAAGTTTATAAGGAAAACTGAAATCGCCTATAAACACCAAAAGCACTATAAAAGTGCTCTTGTTATTATTTCAAATCTCTAAATTTTACTCCAGAAAGCGATGTCTTTCGTCTCTATGAAAAGCATATTCCCTGCCGTTAAACTTTAATTTTTCAGATTCTTTTTTAGTTTTCAGATTTATTTCTTCTGCCAAAGCTTTTTCTGAATCAGCTTCTACAGCTTCTTCATATGAAAAATTCTTGGTCACAATTAAGTCATAAAAGCCATTTGTTTTATGATCTCCAAAACTCATTCCTGTTTCTAAAGTTTCGATTTGATAAGTTCCACCTCCGTTAGAATCTCCATTTGTCATTCGAATTGGATATTCGTACAGCACTTTTTTAATTTCTTTGTCGGCTAAAGTCACCAATGTAAATTTCTGTTCAGAATATAGTACGATTCTGCTGCTTGCATTGGCTTCTGTATAAAAGGCAATTGCCGGCGTACTTTCATTTAAATAAACCAAATCTTTTAAGATATGTGATTTCGAAAACCGAATTGCTTCATTATCATAATAACCTAAATTATCATCAAATTCTTCTGCGATTATACTTCCGTCTTCTCTATTTACGAATAAATATTTACGCTGCAAATAATTTCCTAAATCTTCAAACTCATCAGATTTCTTATTCTTTTTATGTTCAACAGTCGTAAGAACAAAAAATGCAGTTTTATCGTCGTAGTTAATAGAACTTGTTTTGTCTATTTTAATATTAGAATATTTGATTTTTAAGTTAGAAGCGACTTTAGAAAGCAGATTTAGATTTAATTCTTCTGAATCTTTGATATCATCCAGATTCTTAAAAACGAGTTTTTTAAACTGCTTTTGGTTTAAATCATTGTTCGTTTCATTTTGAGAAAGCAACTCCTGATTCTGAATTTCTGCTTCTTTAGAACTTTTTTCGCTTTTTCCGCAGGAAAGCAAAAACATCAAAACTACAATCGGAAGAATAGTTTTTTTCATAGGTTAATTATTTAGAAAATTTCGGGCACTTCAAATATATAATTTTCTTACAATTGATGATAAGAAAATTAAAATTTCAAAACCAAAATGCTAAAACCGTAAAATATTAAAAACTAAACAGGATTTTAATATCTAATCCCTTTTGATTTCATGCCCTACAAATTCTTCTAAAACTTTAAACATTTCTTCCACCGAAAGGACTTCTGTATCAGGATGCGATTTTAAAAATGCAGCATTTAATTCGACTAGATTTTCATCCAACTCAAAATAAGCATTATTGTTTAATAAATCACGAAACGGACTTGCGACATCGAATTTTGCCTGCAAGAATTTACCCAGTTTGATATTGCTTTGTAAACGCAGTTTTCGGCATTGTTCTTTAAATAATTCCAAATGTTTTTCGGCGCCAATTAATGCCAAACCATCTTCTATCAATTCGTTCAATTCTTTATTCCAGCCTGAATCGTGCACGAATTTAGAAAAATTTCCTTCGGCGTATTTTGAAGCATAAAAGTCTAAATAATAGCTCATCAATGCATCTTCGTGAATCAAATCATCGTCTATTTTTTCTTCACGCATTAAATTGATTACCGAGATATTCGAATTAACAACGTCTTGAGGATTTTCACTGTTTGCCGCAGTTTGTGAAATGATGATTTTACCGAATTCCATTTGAGTTTGTATTTAAAAGATTGTTTTGCAAAGTTGCGGCAAAAAATTGAGATAAATTATATTTTTTTGGGTGTTTACTTTTCAACGCGATATGCGCCGTTTTTTTAATTTAGGGGAAATACTTTTTTCAAGATTATTTCATTTGAGGCACAATCTTTCACAAAAATTCACGTTATTTATATTAAATAAGGTGATAGGTTTAAAAAGAAACCATATTTAACGCAACCATTTTAGAAAAAAATCATCTGTTTAATAAATAGAGCTTTACAGCAAAACTCTATTGCCAAAGCCAAAACCATGAAACAGATTTTACTTATTTTAATGATTCTATTTGCTCTCACAAGCTGCGAAAATGACGATTTACCGCAGTCTGATGTGCAATACTCATTGGTGGGTAAAGGAGATTCTTTTCCGAATGACAAAAGCGTCGCTCAAAGACATTTAGTTATTAAAGATGCTAAAACTTGGAATAGTTTAATAAACGAAATGGATGCGGCTAATAATTTAACCCAAGATTTGAAAGAAATTAATATTGATTTCAATAAATATCAAATCATTGCAATTATTGACAAAACCCAAAAAGGCGGCGGACATTCTATAGATGTTGTCGAAATGTCTGAGAATCGTAACACTATAATTGTAAAGGTCGAAAAACTAAAAAACGGTGATCTTAGTTCTAGATTATCTAGACCTTATGACATTGTAAAAATGGCCAAAACAACCAAAAAAGTTGTTTTTGAGCAATAATCAAAATAGTAATTTCTTTAATAATTGACGCTCATCAACGTTCGTCATTCAACATTAAACAATCTCAAAATATAAGAGAGTTCGTAAGCAATAAAAAGTACTACTAGAATACTATGAAATCTTTTATTATCGACTTTTATTGCCGCAAAACATAAAATAATATGACTTATAACCCGAACAAAATATTCGGTTTGATTGTATAAAAAATAATCTCCACCTTTAATTGCTGTATCGATTATATCGGCTCCAAAACTTATCGCCAGAATCGAAAAAAACCACTTCTTCCTTGAATAAAAATAATCTTCGTAACCTGTGTAATCAACCAAATCATCAGGATAAAGAATTGCACAAAGAAGATAGTAAATCAAAATATAGCAGATGATGAAGAAATAATCTGCAAAATACCATTCGTGAATTAATTTCAGATTAAACTCCCACCACCAAAAATGAATCAGCATCAAGAAAACATAAAACACCCATAATGCATGTACAAAGTAAAATTTCTTCCGTCCCGGATGCTGAATAAAAATTACGGATCCTTTTATGAGATGCGTTAAACTCAAACCCAGAATAATTCCGATAATTGATTTGACATGAGTTAGTTCTTCCATAAATAACAGTATTATTTATACCGAACTAAAATTAAATCAATTAATTTAAAAACAGGCGTTTAGAAATAAAATTATTCTAAACGAGCTATCCAGTTCATCCAACTTCTTTTGATAAAAAAAGCCGCATTTAAAAAAATGCAGCCTTTCATCTATTTACTTCTTAATTTCTTGTGGAAGAGTTTTTTGTTGCGGTTTCTCTGGCGGAATTCGTTTCTTCAAAAATAAAATTTGACCTAAATGACTCGATTGATGTTCCATTACGTGAAACCAGCAATATTGATTGGTCATATCATATTTTAACTGAACTTGGGCAAACCATGCATCGTCTCTTTTCTTTAATTCTTCAATAGTTTTGGCACGCACTTGATTATAAATGTCCAAATAATATTGAATATCATGACCTTTAAATTCGTCACGTCCGCCTTGATCTAAATTTAAAGCGTTGTTCCAAATTTTCTTTTCTTCTTCATTAAAATCCCTGTTTTCAAAAGTAAAAACCTGATAGTATTTTTCGGCTGCAGCCAAATGCATAACCAAAGCTCCAATTCGATTGGCCTCTTCATCATGAAGATAATCAATTTCATATTGACTCATATTTTTAACCGTTCTTTCGACACGAGATTTAAGATCTTCCAGCATCGAAATCATGTCGGCAATCTTTGGTGAAGCTCCTTCAACATTTCCTATTCTGGCTTCGGGTCTTGGTTTAATGCCGCTTCCTTCTAATAATAAACTGCTTTTTCCGTCGACGCTTGATTTATCAGAGGTAATTTTATATTCCTTTACTTTAACAATAGCCTCTTTTGAAGTTCCTAAACTCCATTTCGGAATATCTCCATTCTTTACAGCAGTTTCAAAACTTGAATTTAAAACCGTTAAAGGTTCAAAAACACCTTTATCATTTTCAATCCATAATTCGAATTTGTCAAAATAGAATTTTCCGTTATTGATACAGAGTCCTCCAAAACTCAATGATTTACTGTTTTTATCTAAAGTTCCTTCAACAGTATAAGAATTCCATTCTTTAGATTTTACAGGTCTGTCCTGCATATTATCAAAAAAACCTTCTTCATCATTTTTAGTATCAACTCTCGCCCAGACTCCAGCCCAAGCCGTTGGCTCTGTAGTTTCGGCTTTAACTGAAGCAATTACCTTAAATTTTTTCGTAACAGCAGTCTGAATATCAATGGTCTGATTGAAAGACGTCCAATCGCTGGATATCGTTTTTTGTGTTTGAGCATAACTGGCGCTGAAAAACAAAAACAACAGTGGTATTATTAGTTTTTTCATTTTTGGAAAATTAAAGTTGCAGTAAATGTAATATTTGTTTCTTTAAGTAATAACTT contains:
- the lgt gene encoding prolipoprotein diacylglyceryl transferase; this translates as MKNGILNWNVDPVIFWITDSFPLKYYGALFATGLLLGFYIVRNIYKKENLLLDNLDTLLIYVIVGTVLGARLGHCFFYEPEYFFKHPIEILLPIQKIKGVYQFVGYQGLASHGGSIGVITAMILYCRRYKVQFLGLLDKMAVAVPVTGTFIRLGNFMNSEIYGKPTNGNWGVVFQRDDLIPRHPTQLYEAFAYLLIFGILFYMYKSEKIRNAQGLIFGTFLTLLFSARFIIEFFKENQEAFENSMLINMGQILSIPFILIGLALIFWKTRKVTVDNDSLQFNETEN
- a CDS encoding DUF664 domain-containing protein — protein: MKKLIIPLLFLFFSASYAQTQKTISSDWTSFNQTIDIQTAVTKKFKVIASVKAETTEPTAWAGVWARVDTKNDEEGFFDNMQDRPVKSKEWNSYTVEGTLDKNSKSLSFGGLCINNGKFYFDKFELWIENDKGVFEPLTVLNSSFETAVKNGDIPKWSLGTSKEAIVKVKEYKITSDKSSVDGKSSLLLEGSGIKPRPEARIGNVEGASPKIADMISMLEDLKSRVERTVKNMSQYEIDYLHDEEANRIGALVMHLAAAEKYYQVFTFENRDFNEEEKKIWNNALNLDQGGRDEFKGHDIQYYLDIYNQVRAKTIEELKKRDDAWFAQVQLKYDMTNQYCWFHVMEHQSSHLGQILFLKKRIPPEKPQQKTLPQEIKK
- the serS gene encoding serine--tRNA ligase, coding for MLQIAFIRENQEKVIKALAKRNIDAKSVVEEVVQLDENRRAAQVELDNTLSESNKLSKDIGELMKAGEKAKAAILKEKTVSLKEKSKELSEKAEALAVELTNKLYTLPNLPADIVPEGKTPDDNLNVFQEGDIPVLHEGAQPHWELVKKYDIIDFELGVKITGAGFPVYKGKGARLQRALINYFLDKNTAAGYNEVQVPHLVNEASGYGTGQLPDKEGQMYHSTIDDLYLIPTAEVPVTNLFRDVLLTETELPVLYTAYTPCFRREAGSYGAHVRGLNRLHQFDKVEIVRVEHPEKSYEALDGMVEHVKDILKELKLPYRVLRLCGGDMGFTSALTYDFEVFSTAQDRWLEISSVSNFETFQANRLKLRFKDKDGKNQLAHTLNGSSLALPRVLAGIIENYQTPEGIVIPEVLRPYCGFDIIN
- a CDS encoding protease complex subunit PrcB family protein, translating into MKQILLILMILFALTSCENDDLPQSDVQYSLVGKGDSFPNDKSVAQRHLVIKDAKTWNSLINEMDAANNLTQDLKEINIDFNKYQIIAIIDKTQKGGGHSIDVVEMSENRNTIIVKVEKLKNGDLSSRLSRPYDIVKMAKTTKKVVFEQ